The region ggtccagaccacgggcccagccagtccggccacacccgagcaggtccagaccacgggcccaggcagtccggccacacccgagcaggtccagaccacgggcccaggcagtccggccacacccgagcaggtccagaccacgggcccaggcagtccggccacacccgagcaggtccagaccacgggcccaggcagtccggccacacccgagcaggtccagaccacgggcccaggcagtccggccacacccgagcaggtccagaccacgggcccaggcagtccggccacacccgagcaggtccagaccacgggcccagccagtccggccacacccgagcaggtccagaccacgggcccagccagtccggccacacccgagcaggtccagaccacgggcccaggcagtccggccacacccgagcaggtccagaccacgggcccagccagtccggccacacccgagcaggtccagaccacgggcccagccagtccggccacacccgagcaggtccagaccacgggcccagccagtccggccacacccgagcaggtccagaccacgggcccagccagtccggccacacccgagcaggtccagaccacgggcccagccagtccggccacacccgagcaggtccagaccacgggcccagccagtccggccacacccgagcaggtccagaccacgggcccagccagtccggccacacccgagcaggtccagaccacgggcccagccagtccggccacacccgagcaggtccagaccacgggcccagccagtccggccacacccgagcaggtccagaccacgggcccagccagtccggccacacccgagcaggtccagaccacgggcccagccagtccggccacacccgagcaggtccagaccacgggcccagccagtccggccacacccgagcaggtccagaccacgggcccagccagtccggccacacccgagcaggtccagaccacgggcccagccagtccggccacacccgagcaggtccagaccacgggcccagccagtccggccacacccgagcaggtccagaccacgggcccagccagtccggccacacccgagcaggtccagaccacgggcccagccagtccggccactaccgagcaggtccagaccacgggcccagccagtccggccacacccgagcaggtccagaccacgggcccagccagtccggccacacccgagcaggtccagaccacgggcccagccagtccggccacacccgagcaggtccagaccacgggcccagccagtccggccacacccgagcaggtccagaccacgggcccagccagtccggccacacccgagcaggtccagaccacgggcccagccagtccggccacacccgagcaggtccagaccacgggcccagccagtccggccacacccgagcaggtccagaccacgggcccagccagtccggccacacccgagcaggtccagaccactggcccagccagtccggccactaccgagcaggtccagaccactggcccagccagtccggccactaccgagcaggtccagaccactggcccagccagtccggccactaccgagcaggtccagaccacgggcccagccagtccggccacaaccgagcaggtccagaccacgggcccagccagtccggccacacccgagcaggtccagaccacgggcccagccagtccggccacacccgagcaggtccagaccacgggcccagccagtccggccactcccgagcaggtccagaccacgggcccaggcagtccggccacacccgagcaggtccagaccacgggcccagccagtccggccacacccgagcaggtccagaccacgggcccagccagtccggccacacccgagcaggtcctGACCACGGGCCCAGgtagtccggccacaaccgagcaggtccagaccacgggcccagccagtccggccacacccgagcaggtccagaccacgggcccagccagtccggccactcccgagcaggtccagaccactgGCCCaggcagtccggccacaaccgagcaggtccagaccacgggcccagccagtccggccacacccgagcaggtccagaccacgggcccagccagtccggccacacccgagcaggtccagaccacgggcccagccagtccggccactaccgaacaggtccagaccacgggcccagccagtccggccactaccgagcaggtccagaccacgggcccagccagtccggccacacccgagcaggtccagaccacgggcccagccagtccggccacacccgagcaggtccagaccacgggcccagccagtccggccactaccgagcaggtccataCCACTGGCCCAGCCAGTGCGGCAACACCAGAGCCTTCAGCAACCAGTCCAGGATCACCATCACCAACACCTTTTGAGCCTTCATCAGATCCCACAACATTGACTCCAACAACATCAGAGGTCCTTCAATGCCAAAACGGAGGAATATTTGATGGAAGCAAATGCCTTTGTACCAGTGGGTTCAATGGAAAGCTTTGCCAGTTCTTGGAGGAAAGTGTGGAGATCGGTATGTGCTAACCCGTCAACAACATGCTTGCCGTCTGCTACTATGGTATGCCCTAATTGCGTTTTGTGTACCGTAGAAAACATTGAGCAGTTGGTGAAAATCCAAGTGGTAATCGACGAGGAATATAATCCCAATTACGACAATTTGAGCTCGACGGAGTCCTTAGTCTTTGTTAAAGACTTTGAGGAAAAGGTgaacatgtttgtttgtttgtttgtttgtttttttgcctgaCATGATGATGAGATGTGCTTTGGAGTCACAATTTGACTACCCGTTCAGTTTGTAATGTTCCACAACGACTGAGTTTTGCTTGTCTGAGATTATGTTGAGAAAACATTTGAGCCAAGAGTGAAGCTGCAGCAGTCAGCGCTTTAGCCAGTGAATTCTAAAGATACAATTTTGCTTCAATAGTTCAATCATTTGTGATGACTGTTACTCCATTGTTACTCTTTCAGATGGGAGACTTTTACAGAAGCTCTAATCTATTAAACTTTGAGAGAGTAGTGGTAACCAAAGTGAGGTAATTGTGGTCCACGCAAATTGTATTCTTGTCCTGTGGTCAGGCCAATGTCTAAATCTTTGTGATTTGGTTTTCTCAGCCCGGTGGCTTTGCCAGGTTTGGTGAGACGTTCGTCCTCTGGTGTTGACCAGGTAAAACCAATCAACCGACTTACACTTTGGATATCACGTCGACTTTTGTAGATAAGAACAATACTCCATCTTATTATCTTTATTGCAGCGCAGACTAGCTGTTGATGCCATGACCGCCGGCAGAGTCACAGAAAGACCACAAGGGTAATTGGACAACGGAAAAACACgtcacacacaacaaaaacaacttagTTGCCATTTTCCACTTCCTGCATGGTCATACGGACTCCAACAACAATGCTACCAACGCTAAACATGACTGTACAAAAAGTCGTTAGTAACAATTTCTTCCCACTAGATGTCATGCATTTTTCATTCCGCATTGTTGGTAAAGAAAGCCTTCCTCAAATTCAAGACTATCGTCCAATCGTGTTGAAATGTTTTCTGCCTTGCGTTGCGTTTCAGCATCAACGTCAGCCACGATGTGGTTTTGAATATTCCAAACAACGGCGACTTTGAGAGCCAATACGAGACGCAAGTGAATGCTGTCAATGGGACTTTGGCAAATCTTCTTACGTGCACAACAGGTGGGCTGCAACACTGTGTACGAGGTACAGTCAGGGTATTTGAATTGGAGACCCCTGGGACTTGGGCTGGTTGTTGAAGATGATTACCCCTTTAACTCACAAAGCTTCTTCACCACACCTAGCAACTACAACAAACTTCAGGGAACCAAGTCCTAGGCGACACACCCACCACAGATATCAGTAGAGGAACTCCAAAACGAATTTAGACTTTCACTCATAAAGGCCTTTTGGGTACAAAGTGAAACAAATCAACCAGTTGGGTCACTTGGTAACGTTTGCAGTTTACCGACAAGAACTATGATTTCTTATTCGTCCTGCACTCGCTATTCAAATGATTTTGAAGATGGTTCGGGTCTCTCGAACCCGAACGTGTCTTCACATAAGTTATGTTGTGAATTTATACTGGAGGAATGAAGCGGACAAATCTTGGACAAATGACGCACTGAGTCATATAAACACTTCCATTTTCAGATTGTCCCTTCAACGTGACAACGCAACCGACTGTGGTTGGGACCCAACTGGATCTGGAAAGTAAGTATATTTCAGTCAATGGCGAGCGAGTGTGATGCAATGATTGACTCTTCCCTCGTCATCTCCTTGCAGCCTTTTGTATGTCATACGTGAAGGATCCGGACCTGGCCCGGCACTACAGGGCGGTGAACCACAACAATTCCCTGGTGTGCGTCACTCGATGCCACGCCAACTATGACCTCGACAAGCTCACCTGCTACAACGGTGGCGCGTGCAGGGTTTTCAGGGATGTCGGCGCCGTTTGCGAGTCAGTCCTGTTGGAGCCTTTCATTTGCCTTCATTGTCGACACTTGCATAATACTGTTACTCTAATCTCAGTTGCATGTTTTCAGATGTAAGGCTTTGGACGCCACGTGGTACTTAGGCTCTGACTGTGGGCTGCCTATCAAACGTGTGGCCTTCTACGCCGGTTTGGTGGTCACCCTGGCTTGCCTCGTGGCCACCGTGTCAGGCTTGATCGCATACGTGGTCATCAACAGAAAAGAGCAAATGAGGTAAGGCGGGCCAAAACTACTACACTGGTAATATTTGTGTGTGAAATCATTAGCAACTTTCACACAATTTATTCACAAATTGCACTCTAGTTTCCGCACATTATTTTGGACTtcaaattgactaaaaattgtGTTAATTACCACCTTCCAGGAAAAAAGACGTGAAAAAGAAGCTGGTGAACAAATGGCTGAACGACGAATTTGAGTGGTCCCGATCTGATAAACTTTCGACAGGCACGTTAAATGCCGGTAAGAAAGTCATTTCCATTTTAACCATAGCATTTCATCTCAGTGACTCctcctagcttaatgctaacatataacATAACACTTACACATACGtaacaaaacacaaaagacGGAAAATGACAACACGTAAATGTGAAGCTAATTGTAAACCTCCAAAGAAATTTCGACTAACTTTTTACATGTGGAGCGCCAACTTATATAAACAGTGCACAGCAATATTcacagtaccgttttttttccatgtataatgcgcaaaatttaactaatttattgtcctaaaatctggggcgcgcattatacatgggtacaattttattttattattattttttttaatccggatatcatacggaggccgccattacagatgcgctttcttctctgctgttcacatcaaacacgctccatacgaacgcaatgctctctcgtattagacgcttgctcgatcacctgctcgtttgctgacacaatgtaccctccacaaatccgaaacatttcttcgctatcgagtttgctagcgcatgcgcagtgatactgactggcagaataacatccggttgttcccaaagatgatcttttttctgaaataattttacatttacggacttaagtaggagtcaaaatttgggtgcggaatatacatgggtacaggcttttttccagcatcaacatgccatttttagggtgcgtattctacatgggggcgcattatacatgggaaaaaaacctATTCCCTCTATGGCGGGAGGAACAATTAGTTGGCGACCTTCGCTTCCATGTCCTCTTAATCAGTAGGGGAAATTTTttagcgccacggaccggttacgtatCATTAATATTTTTGCGGACAGGCCTTTATAACAAATACAACGaacaaatataaaccacataaaaataaaactcacctttgcgTTGAATTATTggaagcttgtttctcagaaatctTCACCAACAGTAAGGTTTCTTCGCCTTAGCAATACGGTTAGCCACTAAGAACGATTCTCTCAGTGAACTCACATTTGTTGATGTAGTTGTGCTGGTCTTCAGTAATGGCTTCTGTCCTTCttgtttacgttttttttttccttcagaaAAATTCCAAAGGTTTGActtgtgccgaagcagttttgaaggcttcattgcctcgttagctagcctgtcgccacatattatacAGAGTGGGCATGGTCACGTGTGGCGATAaacccatattttaagtaggactccagaaattttcttttaaacacaGCTTTCCTTTACTTAGAAGTCGTAATCTATGTCTCTTGCTAATTTTTGCTAGCTTCGCGGTCTCGACCGGGGTgacgtcacgtgaccgggacgagcgtcagGAGACACAGAtgcaccgacggatgtaattagGAGAGAATCGtcaattctttttatttttcaaaataaattcttactcatttttttgCTAGCTTTACGGGCTCGACGGGGGgggcatgtcacgtgaccgggacgagcgtcttgacctgaattaattgatcgtcgatttaaaaaaaacgtttttttttctttctgtgcggcttggcggcccggtaccaggTAACACAcggaccggtccgcggcccggtgattGGGGACCACTACTCTTACTGATGCTTCGTGTCTTCCAGTTGGCACGTTGTGTCACATTGCGGTTCTAGACTGAAAgcgaaataaaaataacatgagCTTGCATTTTTTCAGGACACCTGAACCCGTCGTTCCATTACGACGCGCCACTGCGGTCGCCGCATACTCGCCAGCACACCGACTACAGACAGTCGGGCCGGTCCAGCCCGGCCGTGAGCATGTACAGGCTGGACGGAGCGGCCCGCGGGTATGACGCCTCGATTCAGCACAACGGATTCCCCCCCTCCGATCAGGTGGTCAGTCAGAGGAATTTTCCGTCCGTTTGTCTGCATGTCCGTGACTGCTTGTGAGACGTTGCTGCGTTCTGCGCTCGTCTAGCAGATGAGGATCCACAGGCCGCAGATCAGGTCGTCGTGGGACATCTGACCGCCACCGGCGTCCTTTCAATAACAAGCACCTTAACGACCCATCGGG is a window of Syngnathus typhle isolate RoL2023-S1 ecotype Sweden linkage group LG1, RoL_Styp_1.0, whole genome shotgun sequence DNA encoding:
- the LOC133156147 gene encoding uncharacterized protein LOC133156147; translation: MGDFYRSSNLLNFERVVVTKVSPVALPGLVRRSSSGVDQRRLAVDAMTAGRVTERPQGINVSHDVVLNIPNNGDFESQYETQVNAVNGTLANLLTCTTDCPFNVTTQPTVVGTQLDLETFCMSYVKDPDLARHYRAVNHNNSLVCVTRCHANYDLDKLTCYNGGACRVFRDVGAVCECKALDATWYLGSDCGLPIKRVAFYAGLVVTLACLVATVSGLIAYVVINRKEQMRKKDVKKKLVNKWLNDEFEWSRSDKLSTGTLNAGHLNPSFHYDAPLRSPHTRQHTDYRQSGRSSPAVSMYRLDGAARGYDASIQHNGFPPSDQVQMRIHRPQIRSSWDI